Sequence from the Streptosporangium brasiliense genome:
ACCGACACCGCGATGAACGGGAACGAGGCCCAGACCACGCAGACGATCAGCACGAGATAGATGGTGACCGCGTCGTTGAGCCAGGGCTCGCCGGTCCAGTCGGACCGCCCGAACAGCAGGCTGGACAGCCAGTCCGGGAGCAGGTTGAGCACCCAGTTGATCATTCCGGCGTCGGCGTCGAAGAGCCAGCGCCAGATGACGCCCTGGGCGACCGGCGGTACCGCCCAGGCGGACATGATGCCGACGACCACGAACGTGGACATCTTCTTGCCGAGCTTGTTGAGCAGCGCGCCCACCGCGGTCCCGAGGACCAGCGTCAGGGTCACCGTGATGGCGGCGAACACGACGGTGTTGCGGAGCGAGGACCAGAAGATCTCGTTGTCCAGCACCTTGGTGTAGTTGTCCCAGCCCACCCAGTCGGCCGGCTTCTTGCCGTTGATCTGGGGGATGCCCACCTTCTGGAACGAGATGACGATCATCTGGAACAGCGGGTAGAGCAGCAGTCCGGCGATCACCATGAGGCCGGGCACGAGCAGGGCGTACGGGATGACCCACGGAGGGAGCCCGCTGGCCTTGGCGGGGCGTTGCGGGCTGTGACGGCGCCGCCCCGGGGCGGGGGGGTTGCCCCCGCCCCGGGCGATCGTAGACGTGTTCGTCATGTGACTACTGGTTCAGGATCTCTTCGATTTCCCCGTTGGCCTTGCTGAGCGCCTCGTCAGCGGTGGCCTTGCCCTCGATGACGGAGCGCGCGGCGTTCTGCAGCACGGCCTTGGTCTCGTTGGCCTCGGTCCAGTTGGAGTCGGCCGGGAAGGCCTTGGCCTTGGCGAAGGCCGCCGCGAACGGGGCCAGCGCCGGGTCCGAGCTCAGCTTCGCCAGCGCCTCGGGGTAGATCGGCAGCAGGCCGCCCTCGGTGGCGTAACGGCCCGCCCACTCCTTGTTGGTGGCCATCTTCAGGTACTCGGCCGCGAGTTCCTTGTTCTTGGCGCTGTCCCAGATGGCGATGTCGTTGCCGCCGAAGAAGGACGGGGCCTCGCCGCCGGACTTGGCCGGCAGCGGGAAGAAGGCCAGCTTGTCGGCCTTCAGCTTGCCCTTGCTGTCCACCTCGATGCCGGGCAGGTCCCAGCCGGCGGTCAGGTACATGCCGACCTTGTTGTTGGCGAAGCGCTTGCGGATGTCCACCGTGTTCTGGGTGAGACGCGACTTAC
This genomic interval carries:
- a CDS encoding carbohydrate ABC transporter permease; the encoded protein is MTNTSTIARGGGNPPAPGRRRHSPQRPAKASGLPPWVIPYALLVPGLMVIAGLLLYPLFQMIVISFQKVGIPQINGKKPADWVGWDNYTKVLDNEIFWSSLRNTVVFAAITVTLTLVLGTAVGALLNKLGKKMSTFVVVGIMSAWAVPPVAQGVIWRWLFDADAGMINWVLNLLPDWLSSLLFGRSDWTGEPWLNDAVTIYLVLIVCVVWASFPFIAVSVLAGLKGIPTELYEAARVDGSGPWRTFRKITLPLLKPVFSVLTILSIIWNFKVFSQLYVLMNGPTNREAFNLSMFSFAEAFRSPPKMGTGAAIAVILTLLLLVVTAVYVRQIVKTEEM